A single region of the Manihot esculenta cultivar AM560-2 chromosome 12, M.esculenta_v8, whole genome shotgun sequence genome encodes:
- the LOC110627259 gene encoding uncharacterized protein LOC110627259: protein MVPFLPLSSLIILSLGFSILDVNPRKEDSSVYDVLKSHGLPMGLLPKGVKDFRIEDTGHFVVHLDEACNAKFENELHYDRNVSGTLSYGQIGALSGISAQELFLWFPVKGIRVDVPSSGLIYFDVGVVSKQFSLSLFETPRDCLAVRDGQTEAIENGRLIAEAVSKSQLGELRYQLDQENFARGVM from the exons ATGGTTCCTTTCTTGCCTTTGTCTTCACTTATTATTCTCTCTCTTGGATTCTCAATTCTAGATGTCAATCCACGGAAGGAGGATTCCTCGGTCTATGATGTTCTCAAGTCCCATGGGCTTCCCATGGGCTTGCTCCCCAAGGGCGTTAAGGATTTCAGAATCGAAGATACGGGTCATTTCGTGGTCCACTTGGATGAGGCTTGCAACGCCAAGTTCGAGAACGAATTGCATTATGATAGGAATGTTTCTGGGACTCTGAGCTATGGGCAGATCGGGGCTTTGTCGGGAATTTCTGCTCAGGAGTTGTTTTTGTGGTTTCCAGTCAAGGGAATTCGAGTCGATGTACCCAGTTCGGGTCTTATCTATTTCGATGTTGGTGTAGTGTCTAAGCAGTTCTCGCTTTCGTTATTCGAGACGCCGAGGGATTGTTTGGCGGTTCGAGATGGGCAAACGGAGGCTATTGAGAACGGAAGGCTTATTGCTGAGGCTGTGTCCAAg AGCCAACTTGGGGAGTTGAGATATCAACTCGATCAAGAGAATTTTGCGAGGGGTGTTATGTAA